A genome region from Bemisia tabaci chromosome 3, PGI_BMITA_v3 includes the following:
- the LOC140224152 gene encoding KRAB-A domain-containing protein 2-like, protein MATANVNFELFLRSFINEDSEKNQLHVIPREQYSDLINEVKAARSARNKTPQQKRRVRRFNVIEIGGIEKLVKATGTDDIVYFVPLEEVYGTIEATHAAIGHGGRDRLKAELGRKYANITRPMIEKFLGMCEVCAGKKTKRKRGLVTKPILHKQLNSRCQVDLVDMQSQEIQGKRFILNYQDHLTKFIQLRALSHKTAEEVAAHLKDIFLTFGAPCILHSDNGREFVNNIIKLQRSPHKCSLVQN, encoded by the exons ATGGCTACCGCGAAcgttaattttgaactttttttacgtAGTTTTATAAATGAAGATAGTGAAAAAAACCAATTGCATGTTATTCCCAGAGAACAGTACAGTGAtctgataaatgaagtgaaagccGCGAGAAGTGCTCGGAATAAAACCCCCCAACAGAAGAGACGTGTTAGGCGGTTTAATGTTATTGAAATCGGGGGTATAGAAAAGTTGGTGAAAGCAACGGGAACCGATGACATTGTGTATTTTGTTCCATTGGAGGAAGTATACGGAACAATTGAAGCGACTCATGCTGCTATTGGACACGGAGGTCGAGACCGGTTGAAAGCAGAGCTTG GTCGCAAATATGCTAACATTACGAGACCTATGATCGAAAAGTTTCTAGGGATGTGCGAGGTCTGTGCCGGGAAGAAAACCAAACGAAAAAGAGGACTCGTGACGAAGCCCATCCTGCACAAACAGCTAAACAGTCGCTGCCAGGTCGATCTTGTGGACATGCAGAGTCAAGAAATCCAAGGGAAACGGTTCATCCTCAATTATCAAGACCACTTAACAAAATTTATTCAGCTTCGAGCCCTCTCGCACAAAACAGCTGAGGAAGTAGCTGCGCACTTGAAGGACATCTTCTTAACTTTTGGGGCACCGTGTATCCTTCACAGCGACAACGGTAGGGAATTCGTCAATAATATTATTAAGTTACAAAGGAGTCCACATAAATGTTCTCTTGtgcaaaattga